In Cydia strobilella chromosome 6, ilCydStro3.1, whole genome shotgun sequence, one DNA window encodes the following:
- the LOC134742245 gene encoding B-cell CLL/lymphoma 7 protein family member A has product MSRSVRAETRNRVKDDIKRVMQAVEKVRHWEKKWVTIGETTMKIYKWVPISTNEQKKKHAAKRDNKENTLTPKKMHDSSNSNFGMAEDSNTCFSTVSDSQGPTEFTSTHMNFSEDSNSQSSGTITPAKRLKTD; this is encoded by the exons ATGTCTCGTTCCGTACGCGCCGAAACTAGAAACCGTGTTAAAGATGACATCAAAAGAGTCATGCAAGCTGTTGAAAAAGTTCGCCATTG GGAAAAGAAATGGGTGACGATAGGGGAAACAACcatgaaaatatataaatgggTGCCGATATCAACAAACGAGCAGAAGAAGAAGCACGCGGCCAAGCGCGATAATAAGGAAAACACGTTGACCCCCAAAAAGATGCACGATTCATCCAACTCCAACTTCGGAATGGCCGAGGATTCTAACACCT gtttcTCAACTGTGAGTGACTCTCAGGGCCCTACAGAGTTCACTTCAACACACATGAACTTCTCAGAGGACTCAAACTCCCAAAGCAGTGGCACCATAACACCGGCGAAACGGTTAAAGACTGACTGA
- the LOC134742284 gene encoding transmembrane GTPase Marf, with the protein MAAYVNRTISMMAGDGPHNVGLNNGNVRVNMSNVDSPLQIFVRAKKKINDIFVEIDDYVKDAVTFMHAVSGDNSIATPQDVTNVEAYVSKVQAIREVLKRDHMKVAFFGRTSNGKSTVINAMLHDKILPSGIGHTTNCFLQVEGSDTDEAFLRTEGSDEKQPVQSVSQLGHALCASRLQECSLVHVYWPRELCALLRDDVVLVDSPGVDVTPNLDEWIDQYCLDADVFVLVANAESTLMVTEKNFFHKVSTKISQPNIFILNNRWDASASEPEYLDQVRTQHANRCVDFLSRELRVCSPKEAEERIFFISAKEALLTRMREREKPVTSPTLVEGHQVRYFEFVDFERKFEECISQSAVRTKFAQHSRRGKNIASDVMAKLDQVYNNATEQKSAKVEKQRILHEQLSSIEEQLTTVTRQMKDKINRMVESVEHKVSLTLSQEIRRLAALVDEYDTPFRADRVALDQYKRALHRHVEAGLGSRLKKRLSHDIGHEMDEAQKEMAERMYNILPMHKRAAAATVMQPHQQPFEVLYRLNCDNLCADFTEDLSFRFSYGLTAIIQRFQGRGHTKTTLKNAPQYTPIPATITPAPNSMELTRPGGVIGPFSAEEWSLVSKFALGALTSQGTMGGLLLSGLLLKTVGWRIVAVTGAVYGALYMYERLTWTAKAQERLFKKQYVTHASNKLRLIVDLTSANCSHQVQQELSTMFARLCRLIDEATTEMDEELTEVREASKMLEDASTSAKKLRNKANYLGHELELFDDAFLAHN; encoded by the exons ATGGCTGCATATGTTAATCGAACCATATCCATGATGGCTGGTGATGGGCCGCACAATGTGGGGCTCAACAATGGCAATGTGCGCGTCAACATGTCAAACGTGGACTCCCCGCTACAGATTTTTGTGAGAGCCAAGAAGAAGATCAATGATATATTTGTGGAAATTGATGACTATGTTAAAGATGCTGTCACATTTATGCAtg CCGTGTCAGGTGACAACAGTATCGCAACCCCACAGGACGTCACCAATGTGGAGGCCTATGTTAGCAAGGTGCAGGCCATTAGGGAGGTGCTCAAGAGGGATCACATGAAAGTCGCGTTTTTTGGCAG AACGAGCAACGGCAAGAGCACAGTGATAAACGCCATGCTGCACGACAAGATATTGCCGAGCGGCATCGGGCACACCACCAACTGCTTCCTACAAGTAGAAGGTTCTGATACCGATGAGGCCTTCCTGCGCACCGAGGGCTCTGATGAGAAGCAACCCGTACAG TCCGTGAGCCAACTCGGCCACGCTCTGTGCGCGTCGCGCCTGCAGGAGTGCTCGCTGGTGCACGTGTACTGGCCGCGCGAGCTGTGCGCGCTGCTGCGCGACGACGTGGTGCTCGTGGACAGCCCCGGGGTGGACGTCACGCCTAACCTGGACGAGTGGATCGACCAGTACTGCCTCGACGCGGACGTGTTCGTACTTGTCGCTAATGCAGAGTCCACGCTCATGGTTACT gaaaaaaactttttccacAAAGTATCGACAAAGATATCGCAACCGAACATCTTCATACTCAACAACCGGTGGGACGCCTCCGCTTCCGAACCTGAATATCTAGACCAG GTCCGAACTCAGCACGCCAACCGCTGCGTAGACTTCCTCTCTCGCGAACTGCGAGTATGCTCGCCCAAAGAAGCAGAAGAACGCATATTCTTTATCTCCGCTAAAGAAGCGTTGCTAACGCGCATGCGAGAGCGAGAAAAGCCCGTTACAT CGCCCACACTGGTGGAGGGCCACCAAGTGCGCTACTTCGAGTTCGTGGACTTCGAGCGCAAATTCGAGGAGTGCATCAGCCAGTCCGCCGTGCGCACCAAGTTCGCGCAGCACTCGCGGAGGGGCAAGAACATCGCCTCCGACGTGATGGCCAAGCTCGACCAG GTGTACAACAACGCTACAGAACAAAAATCCGCCAAAGTAGAGAAGCAACGTATTCTGCACGAACAACTAAGTTCTATTGAAGAGCAGTTGACGACCGTCACCCGCCAGATGAAGGACAAGATCAACCGTATGGTCGAGAGTGTTGAACACAAG GTCTCACTGACCCTCAGTCAAGAAATCCGTCGCCTCGCAGCCCTAGTGGACGAGTACGACACCCCGTTCCGCGCCGACCGCGTCGCACTCGACCAATACAAGAGAGCGCTGCACCGCCACGTGGAGGCCGGGCTGGGGTCCCGGCTCAAGAAGAGGCTCAGCCACGATATAGGTCACGAGATGGACGAGGCGCAGAAGGAGATGGCCG AGCGCATGTACAACATCCTCCCCATGCACAAGCGAGCAGCGGCCGCCACGGTGATGCAGCCTCACCAGCAACCCTTCGAAGTGCTCTACCGCCTCAACTGCGACAACCTCTGCGCCGACTTCACTGAGGACCTCAGCTTCCGCTTCTCCTACGGCCTCACCGCTATTATACAGCGCTTCCAGGGCAGGGGGCATACTAAAACAACGCTTAAGAATGCCCCGCAATACACGCCG ATCCCAGCGACGATCACGCCGGCACCCAACTCCATGGAGCTGACGCGGCCCGGCGGCGTCATCGGGCCCTTCAGCGCCGAGGAGTGGAGCCTCGTGTCCAAGTTCGCTCTCGGAGCTCTCACCTCGCAGGGCACCATGGGAGGCCTGCTGCTCTCCGGCCTG CTGCTCAAGACAGTCGGCTGGCGCATAGTAGCCGTGACCGGGGCCGTTTACGGCGCCCTCTATATGTACGAGCGTCTAACATGGACGGCCAAGGCGCAGGAGAGGCTGTTCAAGAAGCAATACGTGACGCACGCCAGTAACAAGCTGCGGCTCATCGTCGACCTCACCTCCGCCAACTGCAGCCACCAAGTGCAGCA GGAGTTATCGACGATGTTCGCCCGCCTCTGCCGCCTGATCGACGAGGCCACCACGGAAATGGACGAGGAGCTCACCGAGGTTCGCGAGGCCTCCAAAATGCTAGAAGACGCGTCCACATCGGCTAAAAAATTACGCAACAAAGCCAACTATTTAGGCCATGAATTGGAGTTGTTTGACGACGCGTTCCTCGCACACAACTGA